From the Elaeis guineensis isolate ETL-2024a chromosome 16, EG11, whole genome shotgun sequence genome, the window ATATTGTTTGCATATGATTGCTTGAATTGGAACCCAAATAAGTAGCATTTTGGAGGGAACAAAACTCTTAGCTTAGCTGAAGTGTGTTTTAGGGGAAGAATTGATGCAACATAATGGTGTCATAAGAGTCTTATGCATTGTATATATTGTATATCATGTGCATGTAGTCTTGGGAGTGAGCTTACTTTTTGCATGGTTATTGTAAGCATCATGACTCTCTCTAACATAATAATATAGTTTGCATTAGAGTTCTTTGCAACCCAATTTTCTTGGCTTGATCCTAACAAGCTGGATGTGCAGTTGATACATTAACTTTAATTAACGAGATTGCTAAAATCTTAATTAATCATCTCCTCAACAAGTAACTCAATTAGATGGCAAATTGAATTTCACACTTCAGTAAAGCAAACTTATACCTGTCGACTAATTATAATTCCTTTGTTGTTCTCGGGAAGTCTTCTCCTCTCCCAGCCATCTCTTGGTATGTCCTTTCATCACCCATTAGTAAATTGTAACGAAAGAACAATAACGTACAATCAACATACAAATTATTAGACATGCACTTGTACATGCTCATCTTTGtctgcattcttttttttttaaaaaaaaaaagagtaagtgGAAGAGGTGAGACAATTCCCCTAAtttatcaaaacaaataagtagtTTAGAATATGTGAATCGGATGTTAGGATAAAGAGTGCTTGAGGCTTCGATTCTTTAACTCAGTTAGTTCAATATACCAAATTTTTTGTTCCAACAGatactatttatatttaatttattaaatactaatctgtatatttttttctttcacgaGGTCTTATGGCCTCCCAtggcatctcaaaaaaaaaaaaaaaaaaaaaaaaaaaaaaaaaaaaaaaaaaaaaaaaaaaagtactcaAGGCTTGTTAGAACGAAACAATGAAGGCAAGCAATCCTAAAGGATGCTATGCTCAACCATCAGCTTCTTGGAAGAAAGATGTTCCAAAGACGATGGGATTGAGACCTTACGAAGCACCGGGCAGATGGAGCCGTTCTTGTTGAGGAAGTTTCTCCATGTATGTCCTTGTCTTGGCCAAACTATTATGTCATGTTTTGCCAAAatgatttaatataatattattttttcagGCAAAGGATTTAATATAACGTTGTTGGAACAGGATTTGGGACAGAATACAAGCTAGAGCCTGGAAGGCCAGTGCAATTTCCCCACCAGAATGCCATCATGTGGGCCCgcaataataacatcttgactATTCAAAagtgagagaaaaatattttgtacAAGTTCTCGTGGTTCTGCCCCTTTTATGGGTCCGAGGGGCAATTTTCAAACTTCATGATCTTACGGGCCAATTGTGTGGTGGTTGATTCCatctattaatatttttatttttatatttttgggtcATGTGGACCAAAGTAATGATATAAGTTGGATACGGAGGATGCAGGCTTAGGCTGACTCATCACCAAACACATTTGATTTACGaattttatataattatcttTGAAATGGTCAAATAGGTTATCATGCCTACCCTCAACCTGTCCTCAATTTATTATTTTGTTCATAAACAATGAGCTATTAACTTCTATTTTTGCGTCAAATTGGGAGGAGAGGGTATCGATGGGTAGAGGGGAAGTCTTTGTTAGGAATAGTATACATTGAAGTTTGGCTCCATTTACGGTGCAGGCAATGCAATTGAGATACAACACTTGCATTTAAACCAATTTTATCATGCCTCCCTTTCCTCGTAACCAGGTTCAACATTCCAGTAGCTCATAACAGGTCACCAGAGGAAGAGTAAAACTAATCCAAATGGCTCAAATTAATGGAATCTTTTTATCCACTCTCTAACAACATCACCACAAAAATGATATATGAGAAGATGCATCATGCCAATATGCGTCTACAAATATCTTTACTGTGATTTAAATTTCAAGACAAGCAGTTCTTCTGTAAACACTTTTCTCATCTTGCTAGGGCTAGTGCTGAGTGCACCAGatcctttatattttttttaaaaatattagttagatcaaattcatcgtgaatgattaataatttattaatcaaaatgagaaaaaaaagattaaatatatTATCACACATGTTGTTATTGCACacgaaacaaaaaaaagaagagaaaaaaaaaagttaaatacaTTTCGCATGTCCTGTTATCgcatatgaaataaaaaaaaaaaaaaattgaactattAGCAGCCCACgatgaatctgatctaattaatagttttttctttataaaatatcaaaattggCTATACATAACTCAAACCAGTATTAGATCACTCTCAGACCATATCAGATCATGATGAGTAAAACTAGTACCAGATTACAACCAAACCATCCCAAAACACCATCCAAACTGCGTGAATTGCGAGTTAACTTGCGTCGTTTAATCTAAATAGCTGGCCTATGCCTACTTGAACAGAATCTAGCGCTAATTCGTGCCACCACCAAAAGAGGTGCACGTCAAACCTCGTCATGGCTCGATCATTCTCCGATCCACCGAACCAAATCTAAAATCTGGACCCCTCTTAACCCAACGcaacggaacccgactcccggcCTAGCAACCAGGTCGGGATCGGGATCAGTCCAATATTCCATAAAAGTTCTACGCAGGTTTGAGGATTAATCGTCGATTACTTCACGAGTCGACCATTGGACGGCAGATCTGGCATCCGCATAGAAAATTCGAGAGCACAAAGTGAAGGTCCTTCCCACCGCTCCTCTGTGAGAAATGGAACCCCCGATCGTTGTAGGTTTTTCGGTTCTTGATGCCCAAGACCTTCCCTCTTCCTCTCGGCGATTCTTTTTGAAATGGCGTGGATCTTGGCCGCCGTGGCAGTGATTTCACTTTGGGCGATCTCTCTATGGAGAATCCTATCCGGTTCTTCTTGCTTGCCGTCGAAACCGGCATTCCTCTCTTCTTCCGGTGAGTTGCATCTCGATCGATGCTCCGGTTTCTTGCTCTATTCTATCGAATATAACCCTAGTATTGTTCGAATCTTGTTCAAATTATATGTTTTTCTCCCCCAAATTTTGCCGTCGCAGGTTCCGGCAAGAAAAGAAATGTGTTGCTGGTCGTGGCTCATCCTGATGACGAGTCCATGTATGGCCTCATTCTTGATTTCAGGGTTCTAATGTTTCGTTGGATTCCACACCTGATTTTGGTTTAAATGTTTTGTACTTGAGACGATTGGACGTTGGGATCTTGATTTGGATGCTATTGGTTCCATTTCCCCACTTTTCTTGAAATTTCTAATCAAATATgcaataatttaatttttgatcagCGTTCTGGTGAGTAACTTGTGGAACTGATGATTTTAATGGTTTTGTATAGATAGACGATTTTGGTGGCAGATTAGGTAGCGTGTAATTTGGCAGTGCGTTTGCTTTTGCTTGCGGAATTAAAGTTGCCAAAGAATGATTCTTGTTAGTGGTTAATGAGTTACAATCTGAGGGCATATCATTGGGTGTCCATTGTTGTAGACCTTCTTTGTTTGTGgtctttatattttttcttccttCCCCCCCTACATAGTGAGAAATCCACCTATTTTAGATAAGATAAACAAGATGCTATCCCGTTAACTTTTTCCAAAGCTTCTATTGTTGAAATGGTGTCTGGTGTGGTTGAGTGCTTATTTATTATTTGCTTGGTAAGGAACTCTTGTTTCATCTGAGGGTCCGTTTGGTTGGGGTGTGTCAATTATAGGGCAATTGATGATTCCTGAAAATTATTTATCTGAAGAAATGACTGTggaggaaaataatttttactatatttgattgatagaaaaattacTCTAAAAAATGACACTAgaaaaatattactatatttgatTGGAGATAATCTTATATAGGAATATGGAGAAATTTACAGATATATCTTTCAACATAAAATAATTGTTTAATATTAGGATAGCATTGTCATCTCCatttagtttttatataatgactatggTCATATAGCTCTTTGCATAATGCTATCTCTATCTTAATTTTTCTGTAAAAActctttattgaatgaatttggaaAGACATTAGAATAAATTTAATGATTACATATGCTGCTTTATTGAGAATATTTTTGTCAAGTATGGATTACCaccattcaaaaatttatcaaatacgaACCCTTCTATGGTATTtgttttaccttctctctccGAAAAATAAACATGGAGCCTACCAATGTTTTTACTATCTCTCTCTTCCATGTTTCATGCTAAAGATGATAATCTGACATGAGATTCATTTTCCCATGCCAGATTATCTCCAACCAAATGGACCCTTAATATCTTTGTGGTCGCTCATCATGAATGATTTTTCTTGGAATTTTGTAATTGGTCACTAGTATTTCTAGCATTTAACTCTCAATCCATGATTAGTAATGATTAATGGATGCTTAAATAGTTAGACTAGTATGTTTCTGGACAATTCAGTACTCATGGGGCAGTCTTTTTGGATATTTTCATATGTATTTTAATTCTGACTATTTTTTGTAAAGGTTGAAGAGTTGTTTAAGATCTTAGCAAGTTATCTAGGACTGCAGCAATTAACATTTATGATTATTTTCTTTGTCCATTCTTGAGAAAAACAGAGAGTATTGCTTTAACTCATTTCATTTCCACCTCCCATTTTGTTTATTAAACATTTACACCAAACTCGTCATAACTGTTGCCACCTCATCATAAAGTTGTCTATATCCTCCCAGACTGTCATTGCTAGAATTAGGTGTATTTGCTCCATAACTGCAGCATTAGATGTAGTCTCCTGAATTTAGAGTAGGTCAAGAGTGGGGATGCAGGGCTCTTAAATCTTAGGGTACAGAATCATGTAAGAACGTAAGTGTAAAAATAATAGAGATCTACCTATTTGACCCTTTCTCTGAAGAAAATAATATTGAAGTACATTATACAAAAATATTATTGTCATATTTTACTTAACAAAGATAAGTTTTGATTAAATAGTGGCAAAATTGGAAATAGCTTCCTTTAAGAAGGGATTAGGAAGTGGGAGCTGAAATTGGAGCAAGATTTTAAATTAGGTGTAGCACAAAAGGTGGAAGTTTCCAGCTGCTAATGTCATGACCCACAAATTCTATACTTTATGCCAGTAAACaccagaaaatgaaaaaaaatctcaGTCCAATGGTTTTTGCAGGCTTGTTGAGCATCTTGCTTTGCCAAATGCTCATTTAACAATCGATCCATGCATATTCCTCCTCCCAGCAGTTCTTTCCATGCATCACTAAGTCTTATCATCTAATATAGTCGCCCAAATGTGTTATGTTTTGAACCAGTCTTATTCATCCACAACAAAAAACTAGTCTTCCTCGTAAGTCCTTCCAGCTTCAAGTTCTTGTTGTTTATATTTGGACAATGTTTCTCAATAAATTGGAAAAGTAGGCTCTTGGGTGGTTATCGTAGATTAGGGATGATTCAGCTATTACATATGTTTGCTTAAGTGGCAAATCTTGATAATCAATTTTTGGTTAAAACTAATGTAACACAAGAATTTATGGTTGTTCAGACTTATCATGTCTCCATTTGCTTTCAAGAATTTCTTAAAGAATTAGTTTACTGGGGCAATTATGTAATTTGCCAGACCACTCGATTAATGAGAACCATTGGGTGGCTGTATGTTTCGCAAAATTATTTAAAGAGATCTATTTTTGCATTCATTGGCATAGTTCGTCAGCCACCTCCATTCCTTTTAACTTCCTTGCTCGGGAAGTTTTACGTAAGGCCATGTGATCTGGGTTGACCTGGGTCTTTTTCTTATTGCTCCTGCTCTTTACATCAGAATACAACATTTTTGTTTACTCATTcaggtaatatattaaatatacagACAGACATAAATGCTTAAGCTTCTTAGTTACTACTGAGTTTTAAACTTCCCACATGTCAGACATGGGCAGTGAGTTTGTTTCTATGATGATGCGGTAgtgcatatgattttttttataattaaattctgtTCTTCTCCtagtaatatttaattatttactataatttGTTATCATCTTTGATGGCTTCCATGCAGGTTTTTTGCTCCAACCATTCTTTTCCTGACCTCGGAGGGGCATAATCCTCACATTCTCTGCATGTCAACTGGTATTATATATAATGCTAACTAGAACTACATGGAAACTTGCATACATGTTTTGTAGGATTCTAGTGCCATTTACAATTTTAGCCTCTCATTGTAATGTAGGTGATAAAATTGATAGAATGCAACAGTAgggtttattattattattattattattattatttattttttgtttttttaattcagcattttttctgatttgagaattgttcaattttttgaattaattCCATCTTATCCCCTATGACTGAAAGTTAACAAATTGGTTTTTAACAGTAATAAccactaaaattattttattgcagcaatttatttttttaacgaATTATGAATTACACATTTTAGGAATTTTTAGAAGTTCTTTTGATATCTTGTTCTTGAGATTAACTATACAAATAGCTATCTGCTGATGATTATACAGGTCTATTGGTGTTTCGAAATGCCTGAAAGAAGAAAATGTAATGCATGCATGGCATTGACCAGTGCAATTAGAAATATAGTTATAGTTGTTGAGAGTAATATATTTAGTGCAAagtataaaaatatctttttcacTTTGATGGTCATACTTATAGCTGTTACTTCTTCTTGGCAACAGACTCAAATCACTGTGAACCAGCTAAATGAATGAGTGTCATCAGGATGACATTTGGCATAATGCCAGATTTCATAAGACAGACATGAGTGCAGACCATATGCTCGACTCTAAGCATTGAATTATTTAATGATTGGAAAATTGCTAACTTTTGTTGTTGAATCTATGTGTGATGAAAGTTCTTGATGGTAAATTAATTCTAAACAGCAGCACCTTGATATCTGTTGTAGGTAATGCTGAAGGTGTGGGAAATGTTCGTAAGGAAGAATTGTATCGGGCTTGTGCTGTACTCAAGGTTTCTTGTACTGGTGCAAGATACTCTTCTTGGATACTTATCTTAATATCTAGCATTTTTCTTATCagatttcatattttattttgcaGATTCCACTCCAACAAGTTAAAATATTGGATCATCCAGATTTACAGGTATCTCTTGCAAGCAAtaaaacttataaaattattattattatttaagtgTATGGTGCTTGACATTGTAGTTACGAATTCTACTCTGTTTTAGGATGGATTCAACAATCAATGGGACCATAAATTATTATCAACAATTATTGAAGATGAAATCAAAATGTGGGATATTGACTCAGTAAGGTCTCTTCGAATTTCTGAAATCTTGTCTGAGATTTTAAGTCTCCGTTATACATTTCTATGCATTTGTTAACTGTAATTTTCTATTCAATTTATGGTATATATATTCTTCTCACTTTCTAGCTAGGACTACCGGTGCATTCTGTGAAATTATTTCTAGTTTATACTGTTTCTTTCCCTAAATGGAAAGCCTACCATTTTGGGAGGGGGAGTCAGGGAACCTGTATTTTCGTCATTTTCACATGCATTGTCAGATCAATGTATCTGTAACGAAGTGTctgttatatattatttttattctataacTTGCATCTACTCAATATgcataagtttaattaaattatctTTCTTTATATAAGTCCTTTATGAAAGTTTGACCTACAAGTACTGTGTTAGTGCTATTCATATGTGAATAGTTTTTACTTATTTTACGTACAAACTTGAATCAAATTTCTCATTGAAAAAATAGTTTTACCTTTTATTGAGCCATTTTCCTTATTACACTCTGTATTGCTTATGTAGACACCTACAATAATCTAGTATTCAATAGAAAAATGCTAGATTGCTAGTAAGGTAGTGACATATCATTTGTTTTGGCTGTATCCCCTCGGTTCAAGCTGCTACAAACTCTTCCATCATAATGAATACAGCTTTTCTCCCATTTCCTTTTATTCCTTGTTTTTATTTGAAGCAGTTAGTCCCATTGAAAGGCTCCTCTTACATATTGGTTCATAAACCATTTGCCATGGAAGGGAAGTGGGCCCGAAAGTGACATGGCTGGAACCAATTCAAAGCTAGGGTGGGCATGTGCCCCCTCACTTTCCCATCTCCTCCACCGGATGGACAAAAAGGCTCCAACAccaatatgataaaataattagcaaCACCAATGACAATGTACATTTATTGCTAAGAGGTGTGATTCAATATTGTTTAAAGTACAAAAACACTATCAATATGTTATGGTGATTTCTAATAAAACATCTTACAAGCTTAATACATGTGATTTGAAGTTCCCTCTCAGTTCTGTTGCAATTGCTTAAAATGCCTGTGTATGGGAAGCAGACAAGAATGATGTTTTTGTGTTGGTGCTACTAATATATGCTATTGTTGTAACCATCATCAAAATTTTCATATAGAACTCAAGGTTGGGAGGGCTAAAAGAAAGGGAAACAAAGCGCAGACTATTGAGTGTGAAAACTTGATGTGCTAAAATTCGACAAATTGGAGTATGAAATCTTGGCAAATTGAGAAGAAAATCCTTGCTGTGCCCACTAAGATTAAATAACTTTCTGACAAGACCCCAATAGTCATCAAAAGTAGGTTTATGAAAGGAGGGAGTGAAGACAGAAACAAGCACACCTAGAAACAATAAAAAACAATGCTGAATCCTTGGATGATTGAAATATACATAAGAGGGAAGTCTACAAGGGTTTCTCGAGAATCTGGAGAAAACCACAAGGAATAATAGTTTTGTGCAGAATCAATTGAatgaagattttaaaaattgctaatctagagagagaatcaatatcTGTGCACCAATGAAGAGAAACAAATTGGAGGACAACACTTGAAAAGAATATATAGACAAACACAAGTTGGCGAAAAAAGAACATATCTCTAGGGTTTGTCTATACTGTTGGTTATGTCATGAATAAATCTCAATTTCTTcaattctatttttcataaagGCTGCAGCAAATCGACCGTTGAATTAACAACCTTCAGCAAGCCAACCTAGGGATGAATTCCTCTCGTACAAAACCCTTATAGTTTTATCACATTCTTTCATGGAGTCATTTTTTTGAATGGCCAAATTTTTGTGAATCATTTGGTGAGAATATCTTGAGAAGCATCATCATGTT encodes:
- the LOC140854240 gene encoding uncharacterized protein isoform X1 codes for the protein MAWILAAVAVISLWAISLWRILSGSSCLPSKPAFLSSSGSGKKRNVLLVVAHPDDESMFFAPTILFLTSEGHNPHILCMSTGNAEGVGNVRKEELYRACAVLKIPLQQVKILDHPDLQDGFNNQWDHKLLSTIIEDEIKMWDIDSLITFDKFGVSGHPNHRAVHHGICMLLSDNSKRNIEAWELISTNILRKYSGPVDIWLSILCSLSNPGRQMYCIPNSLPRKSYCAMAEHESQWIWFRKLFVLFSNYTYMNTLRKINF